From the Ostrinia nubilalis chromosome 16, ilOstNubi1.1, whole genome shotgun sequence genome, one window contains:
- the LOC135079102 gene encoding proteasome subunit beta type-3 → MSILAYNGGAVVAMKGQDCVAIATDKRYGIQAQTVSTNFPKVYKMGPTLYVGLPGLATDTQTVFQRLKFRMNLYELKENRIMRPKTFSAMLSNLLYERRFGPYFIEPVIAGLDPYDNQPYVCNMDLIGCPNEPEDFVVSGTCSEQLYGMCEALWEPNLKPDELFETISQALVNAADRDAISGWGAVVYIIEKDKITEKHVKTRMD, encoded by the exons ATG TCGATCTTAGCGTACAATGGTGGTGCTGTGGTTGCCATGAAAGGGCAGGACTGCGTGGCAATCGCTACAGACAAGCGTTACGGTATCCAGGCCCAGACTGTGTCGACAAACTTCCCTAAAGTCTACAAGATGGGCCCCACACTGTATGTAGGTCTACCAGGTCTTGCAACTGATACACAGACTGTGTTCCAGAGACTGAAGTTCAG AATGAACCTTTATGAGCTTAAAGAGAACAGAATAATGAGGCCCAAGACATTCTCAGCGATGCTCTCAAACCTTCTCTACGAGAGGCGCTTTGGGCCTTACTTCATTGAGCCCGTGATCGCCGGGCTGGACCCCTACGATAACCAGCCTTATGTGTGCAATATGGATCTG ATTGGCTGCCCCAATGAGCCAGAAGACTTTGTGGTGTCGGGTACATGCTCAGAGCAACTGTACGGAATGTGTGAAGCGCTCTGGGAACCCAACCTCAAGCCGGATGAGCTCTTTGAAACTATCTCTCAG gcACTCGTGAACGCGGCCGATCGTGACGCAATCTCCGGTTGGGGCGCTGTCGTGTACATCATCGAGAAAGACAAGATCACCGAGAAACACGTCAAGACGAGGATGGACTAG